One region of Ornithorhynchus anatinus isolate Pmale09 chromosome X5, mOrnAna1.pri.v4, whole genome shotgun sequence genomic DNA includes:
- the ORNANAV1R3212 gene encoding vomeronasal 1 receptor ornAnaV1R3212, producing the protein MILWNDLFFTVLFIAQTGIGLLGNSILLMLYVSIFVLQPHHKKPIDLILAHLTVNNAMTLLTQVAPGMVLAFRWENSLNVFGFQLAQYIRRVARGLSICNTCLLSVFQAITISPSTSCFSQIKHRVPKYILPVLLSCVFNLLVEMNAVKFTAITRNATAPVNGASRESGPSSLQTNVLNHAVLVSLMALRDILFVLFMSLASGYMVVVLHQHHKQVQQIHSSSISPKSSPKFRATQTILLLVTFFVCFYCINSILRLSLNYMKKDDLRLYDPVLFLAGCYAFFCPLVLISSDPHISRFRASSKGGVRHFTSCEFR; encoded by the coding sequence ATGATACTTTGGAATGACCTGTTCTTCACAGTTCTCTTCATTGCTCAGACTGGGATTGGTCTTCTAGGGAACTCAATACTGCTTATGTTGTATGTCAGCATCTTCGTTCTCCAGCCCCATCACAAGAAGCCCATTGACCTGATCCTAGCCCACCTGACTGTGAACAACGCAATGACACTTCTCACCCAGGTGGCCCCTGGGATGGTTCTAGCCTTCAGGTGGGAGAATTCTCTGAATGTCTTTGGGTTTCAGTTAGCCCAGTACATCAGGAGAGTAGCCAGGGGTCTTTCCATCTGCAACACGTGTCTCCTGAGtgtcttccaggccatcaccatcagtcccagcacttcCTGCTTTTCTCAGATCAAACATCGTGTCCCCAAGTATATTCTCCCTGTCCTTCTCTCCTGTGTTTTCAATCTTTTGGTAGAAATGAATGCTGTAAAATTCACTGCCATCACCAGGAATGCCACTGCCCCAGTAAATGGTGCCAGTAGAGAATCTGGTCCCAGTTCACTGCAGACTAATGTTTTAAATCATGCTGTACTTGTGAGCCTAATGGCCCTCCGCGATATTTTATTTGTGCTGTTCATGAGTTTGGCTAGTGGCTACATGGTGGTTGTGCTACACCAGCACCACAAACAAGTTCAGCAGATCCACAGCAGCAGCatctcccccaaatcctcccctaaGTTCAgagccacccagaccatcctGCTCCTCGTCACCTTCTTCGTTTGCTTTTATTGCATCAATAGCATCCTTAGATTATCCTTGAATTATATGAAGAAGGATGACTTGAGGCTTTATGATCCTGTATTATTTCTGGCCGGATGTTATGCATTCTTCTGCCCCCTGGTGCTGATCAGCAGTGATCCTCACATCTCCAGATTCCGGGCATCCTCTAAGGGAGGAGTTAGACACTTCACCTCCTGTGAATTCAGGTAA
- the ORNANAV1R3212 gene encoding vomeronasal 1 receptor ornAnaV1R3212 isoform X1 has product MILWNDLFFTVLFIAQTGIGLLGNSILLMLYVSIFVLQPHHKKPIDLILAHLTVNNAMTLLTQVAPGMVLAFSILRLSLNYMKKDDLRLYDPVLFLAGCYAFFCPLVLISSDPHISRFRASSKGGVRHFTSCEFRALWR; this is encoded by the exons ATGATACTTTGGAATGACCTGTTCTTCACAGTTCTCTTCATTGCTCAGACTGGGATTGGTCTTCTAGGGAACTCAATACTGCTTATGTTGTATGTCAGCATCTTCGTTCTCCAGCCCCATCACAAGAAGCCCATTGACCTGATCCTAGCCCACCTGACTGTGAACAACGCAATGACACTTCTCACCCAGGTGGCCCCTGGGATGGTTCTAGCCTTCAG CATCCTTAGATTATCCTTGAATTATATGAAGAAGGATGACTTGAGGCTTTATGATCCTGTATTATTTCTGGCCGGATGTTATGCATTCTTCTGCCCCCTGGTGCTGATCAGCAGTGATCCTCACATCTCCAGATTCCGGGCATCCTCTAAGGGAGGAGTTAGACACTTCACCTCCTGTGAATTCAG